DNA from Salmo salar chromosome ssa24, Ssal_v3.1, whole genome shotgun sequence:
tgtgtgaaattggagggcctgttgtctgggcctctggcagtctctatgggggtgccacagggttaaattcttgggccgactctcttctctgtatacatcaatgatgttgctcttgctgctggtgagtctctgattcacctctacgcagacgacaccgttctgtatatttctggccctttggacacttaacaaccctccagatgagcttcaatgccatactgctctccttccgtggcctccaactgcttttaaatacaagtcaaactaaatgcatgctcttcaaccgatcgctgcctgcacctgcccgcccatccagcatcactactctggacggttctgacttagaatatgtggacaactacaaatacctaggtgttcgGTTAGACtggaaactctccttccagactaacatcaaacatctccattccaaagttaaatctagaattggcttcctatttcgccacaaatcatccttcactcatgctgccaaacacaccctcgtaaaactgaccatccgaccgatcctcgacttcagtgatgtcatttacaaaatagcctccaataccctactcaataaactggatgcagtctatcacagtgccatctgttttgtcactaaagccccatatactacccaccactgcgacctgtacgcactagttggctggccctcgcttcatactcgtcgccaaacccactgactccaggtcatctacaagaccctgctaggtaaagccccgccttacctcagctcgctggtcaccatagcagcacccacctgtagcacccgctccagcaggtatatctctctggtcacccccaaagccaattcctccttcggccgcctctccttccagttctctgctgccaatgactggaacgaactacaaaaatctctgaagctggaaacacttatctccctcactagctttaagcaccacctGTCAGAGCATCTcgcagattactgcacctgtacatagcccatctataatttacccctaacaactacctcttcccctactgtatttatttattttgcttttttgcaccccattatttctactttgcactttcttccactgcaaatctaccattccagtgttttacttgctatattgtatgtactttgcgacatggccttttttttgcctttacctcccttatctcacctcatttgctcacattgtatatagacttatttttctactgttattgactgtatgtttgttttactccatgtgtaactctgtattgtatgtgtcaaactgctttgctttatcttggccaggtcacaattgtaaatgagaacttgttctcaacttgcctacctggtttaataaaggtgaaataaaaaaatgtgcggCGCTACAGGTTAGTCTATAATatctacatgtaggtggagtaagtgactacgcatagatgaTAAACCAGCGAGTAGTGTGCACTACCCTCAGTTGCACCATGCGGTCggtggctgagcagttgccataccgggtggtgatgcaaccggtcaggatgctctctcgACGGTGCAGCTGTATGGCTTTTtggggatctgaggacccatgcccaatcttttcagtctcctgagagggaataggtgttgtcgtgccctctttacgactgttttggtgtgcttggaccatgagtTTATGTGGACGCCAAGTAACTTgatgctctcaacctgctccactacagcctcatcGATgataatgggggcgtgcttggccctcatttacctgtagtccatgatcatctccttttgtcttgatcacattgagggagaggttgttgtcctggcaccacacttccaggtctctgacctcctccctataggctgtctcatcgttgtcggtgatcaggcctaccactgctgtgtcgtcagcaaacttgatggtgttggagtagtgCTTGGcctcgcagtcatgggtgaacggagtacaggaggggaccaagcatgcacccctgagggtcctccgtgttgaggatcagcgtggcagatgtggtgTTGcgtatccttaccacctgggggtgacccgtcaaagtccaggatcctgttgcagagggaggtgtttagtcccagggtacttagcttaatgatgagctttgagggtgctatggtgttgactaaagctcagcgttcaatgtgagaaagggcagtgttgagtgcaatagagactgcgtcatctgtgggtctgtttgggcggtatgcaaattggagtgggtctagtgctgtttaaaggtctttctcacatAGGCTAcggcgagcgtgatcacacagcgtccggaacagctgctgctcccatgcatgcttcagtgttgcttgcctcaaagcgcaCATAGTaatcatttagcttgtctggtaggcttgtgtcacagGGCAGCTCGACCAGTTTTAATGTAAACTTATGTTTTATGTGTTTCTTTTTTAATTTTAGGCACTGCCGAGGTGTCTTCCATCTTGGAGGAGAAGATTTTGGGTGCTGACACCAGTGCTGATCTGGAAGAGACTGGTCGTGTGCTGTCCATTGGTGACGGTATCGCCAGAGTGTATGGTCTCAGGAATGTTCAGGCTGAGGAGATGGTGGAGTTCTCCTCTGGGCTCAAGGTGCAGATCTAGGAGAAATTTAGTTTATGAATCCTAACTGAGCCATTTTTAAACTTAACAGATTAAGCTTTTCCATTCTACTACTGTCGTCAATCAGTATATTTTAACAAAACATCTATCCTCTTTTATAGGGTATGTCTCTGAACTTGGAGCCTGACAATGTTGGTGTTGTGGTGTTCGGTAATGACAAGCTGATCAAAGAGGGTGACATTGTGAAGAGGACTGGCGCCATCGTGGACGTGCCAGTGGGTGAGGAGCTGCTGGGTCGTGTGGTGGACGCTCTGGGCAATGCCATCGACGGAAAGGTGAGGGCAGATTTATGTAGTTTTTATTCATCAAATATTGTTGGTCATGTACACGTATTGCAGGTGCCACGacatgcttatgtttctagctccaacagtgcagtaatacctaacaatacacacaaatccctaAAATTAAAAGATCAGAAAGAACAATGTCAGTCTAGAATAGATGGatttagtgccttcagaaagtattcacaccccattactttttccacattttgttacagcctgaatttttttttttttttttaaatggtcactggcctacagacaatgccccataatgtcatatgttttacaaatcaattaaaaatgaaaagctgtaaTGTCTTGAGTAAATGAGTATTCAACCCCGTTATGGCAAGCCGCAATAAGTtcagtagtaaaaaaaaaaaaaaaatctttagttgtattgactcactctgtgtgcaatagtgtttCACATTATTTTTTACTCTCTCTGTACCCAACACGTACAAATATCTGTACATTCACTCAGTCGAGCAGTAAATTTCAAACAcaggttcaaccacaaagaccagggaggttttccaatgcctcgcaaaggacaCCTCTTGGTCGATTTGGTAAAAAAATAAgtggacattgaatatccctttgagcatgatgaatGTATTAattactttggatggtgtattaatacacccagtcacaacaaatATACAGCTGTCCTTccaaactcagttgccagagaggaaggaaaccactcagggatttcacaatgaggccaatagTGAGTTTTTAAAGCAGTTAcagtttaatagctgtgatagaactgtggatggatcaacattgtagttactccacaatactaacctcaaTGACAGTgagaaggaaacctgtacagaataaaaatattacaaaacatgctaatTAAAACTGACAAATGTGGCAAATtaactttatatatatattttttttaattctccccaattttgttatGTCTAATTGGTAGTTAgttttgtcccatcactgcaactcccgtgcgTACTCGGGAGGGGTGACAGTTGAGAACTATGCgccctctgaaacatgaccccgccaagccgcactgctcgtTTACCATGAAAGCCAGCCCcaccaatgtgtctgaggaaacaccgtacagctggcaaCCAAAGCCAGCGTTCATGCGCCCGGACGCCACAATAAGTcactagagcgtgatgggacaaggacatcccagctggCTAAACCCTAactcggacgatgctgggccaattgtcctTATGTCTCCTGGTCTCGGCCGACTGCTACACATCCCTGGATCGAACCCAGATCTGTAGTGCCAGCTCTAACACTgaccagtgccttagactgctgcaccacttgggaggccctaACTAAATTAACTTTGTCCTGaaaacaaagcgttatgtttggggtaaatataACACAGCACTGATtaccactctttatattttcaagcatggttgtggttgcatcatgttatgggtatgcttgtctagggagttttatttatatacactgctcaaaaaaataaagggaacactaaaataacaccctagatctgaatgaaataatgttattaaatacttttttctttacatagttgaatgtgctgacaacaaaatcacacaaataatcaatggaaatccaatttatcaacccatggaggtctggatttggagtcacactcaaaattattggaaaaccacactacaggctgatccaactttgatgtaatgtccttaaaacaagtcaaaatgaggctcagtagtgtgtgtgtgtgtgtcctccacgtgcctgtatgacctccctacaacgcctgggcatgctcctgatgaggtggcggatggtctcctgagggatctcctcccagacctggactaaagcatccgccaactcctggacagtctgtggtgcaacgtggcgttggtggatggagcgagacatgatgtcccagatgtgctcaattggattcaggtctggggaacgggcgggccagtccatagcatcaatgccttcctcttgcaggaactgctgacacactccagccacatgaggtctagcattgtcttgcattaggaggaacccagggccaaccgcaccagcatatggtctcacaaggggtctgaggatctcaactcggtacctaatggcagtcaggctacctctggcgagcacatggagggctgtgcggccccccaaagaaatgccactccacaccatgactgacccaccgccaaaccggtcatgctggaggaagtTGCGGGCAGCAGAACATTTTCCACGGCCTCTCCATACTCTGTTACGTCTGTctcgtgctcagtgtgaacctgctttcatctgtgaagagcacagggctccagtggcgaatttgccaatcttggtgttctctggcaaatgccaaacgtcctgcacggtgttgggctgtaagcacaacccccacctgtggacgtcgggccctcataccaccttcatggagtctgtttctgaccgtttgagcagacacatgcacatttgtggcctgctggaggtcattttgcggggctctggcagtgctcatcctgctcctccttgcacaaaggcggaggtagcggtcctgctgctgggttgttggcctcctccacgtctcctgatgtactggcctgtctcctggtagcgcctccatgctctggacactacgctgacagacacagcaaaccttgccacagctcgcattgatgtgccatcctggatgagctgcactacctgagccacttgtgtgggttgtagactccgtctcatgctaccactagagtgaaggcaccgccagcattcaaaagtgaccaaaacatcagccaggaagcataggaactgagaagtggttagtggttaccacctgcagaaccactcctttattgggggtgtcttgctaattgcctataatttccacctgttgtctattccatttgcacaacagcatgtgaaatttattgtcaatcagtgttgcttcctaagtggacagttctatttcacagaagtgtgattgacttggagttacattgtgtttaagtgttccctttatttttttgaacaatatctctcttctcttctcttcttttctctctcttctcttcttttctctctcttctcttcttttctctctcttctctctcttcttctctctcttctctctcttctctctcttctctctcttctctctcttctctctcttctctctcttctctctcttctctctcttctctctcttctctctttttgtGTGTGGATGAGTGATGGTGAAAAATCTATTTTGAATTCGGgcagtaatgcaacaaaatgtgcaaTAGAGGGatatgaatacattctgaaggcactgtatgtgtatggacagtatatcAATAGGAAAGGTGTACAGAAGTAGTTGTATAGGATGAGGTAGGAACAGGAAGACCATATCTGTCAGCGCACTCTTGAAAACATTCATAGTTAATAACATAACGATTGTTCATCTTAAGAATTCATGGAGATGTATTTTTATACCCGAACTTCTTGGATGCCACACAATAAAAAGGATCTCCCACCTGATCCTTTCAGATCTAGGGTCCTTGGGTTGCGACTACGGTCTGGGCATGTCGGGTCTGATCAGAATAGCGTTAACCCTTCTTTGTCCCTCAGGGTCCTCTTGGGTCGAGCATCCGTAGGCGTGTGGGCCTGAAGGCCCCTGGCATCATCCCCCGTATCTCTGTGAAGGAGCCCATGCAGACGGGTATCAAGGCCGTGGACAGCCTGGTGCCCATTGGCCGTGGCCAGCGTGAGCTGATCATCGGTGACCGGCAAACTGGGTAAACAAATGGCCAGGTGCCATCTATCCTTCAGTCGGGCTATTTGGGGATTACGAATCTGCATGTTCAATGTGACATAAACAATTGTGAATGTGTTAATGTTCTACTATGCAAACTTAATTTGCCTTTACCTGGAGGGTATTAGACAACGCTTCAACCATTTTCTATTGCCTCTCATTCAACTTTAAAGTCATGCAGTTATATTTGTAGTAATTATTTGCTTACTCTGACACTAGAACTGTAATCTAATACAAATTCCCTCTTCTATTCTAACAGCAAAACTGCTATTGCCATTGACACCATTATCAACCAGAAGCGTTTTAACGAAGGCAAAGATGAGAAGAAGAAGCTGTACTGTATCTACGTTGCCATTGGCCAGAAGAGATCCACTGTGGCCCAGCTGGTGAAGAGGCTGACTGACGCTGATGCTATGAAATACACCATTGTGGTGTCTGCTACAGCCTCTGATGCTGCTCCCCTGCAGTACCTGGCCCCATACTCTGGCTGCTCCATGGGAGAGTTCTTCAGAGACAACGGCAAGCACGGCCTCATCATCTATGATGATTTGTCCAAGCAGGTGAGAAGGGGGAAGTTGGGGTTGAGTAGAGTCTTGAGTGTGATGCTTCAtgaagtaaaaataaaggaacCAGGCTCTGTTAATCTACCCATGTTTAACAGCTGTATTTGCATCCCTCCTAAATCCCTCCAGGCTGTAGCCTACCGTCAGATGTCCCTGCTGCTGCGTCGTCCCCCTGGTCGCGAGGCCTACCCCGGTGACGTGTTCTACCTACACTCCCGTCTGCTGGAAAGAGCTGCCAAGATGCACGACAACTTCGGCGGCGGCTCCCTGACCGCTCTGCCCGTCATTGAGACCCAGGCTGGAGACGTGTCTGCCTACATCCCTACCAACGTCATCTCCATTACTGATGGACAGGTGGGTGCGGTGTGGAGAGATGTAATTTCATTATTGGCCCCACTTGCCTTTTCCTCCAGTCGACTTGTCAAAGTTTAATGTAATCCCTAAACAGAAGTGTGCTCTCTCCCCTGCAGATCTTCTTGGAGACTGAGTTGTTCTACAAAGGTATCCGCCCAGCCATCAACGTGGGTCTGTCTGTGTCCAGAGTTGGATCAGCTGCCCAGACCAAGGCCATGAAGCAGGTTTGACCTGGGGCTCTATAGGGGACTGATATTATACATCAGATAAATGCAGATAAACTTATTTCTTTGCAGTTCACCAGTTTACCCCAGAGTATTTTCTCACTTGGAATCAGTCACCTAAATCCATAATACGATTGTGGTCCTTTACTGTGTGTAGGTGGCTGGTACCATGAAGCTAGAGTTGGCCCAATACCGTGAGGTGGCTGCCTTTGCCCAGTTCGGCTCTGACCTGGACGCTGCCACCCAGCAGCTGCTCAACAGGGGTGTCCGCCTCACTGAGTTGCTCAAACAGGGACAGTACTGTGAGTGTCACCACCCAGCGTGCTAATAAAGTTGAACATTTTGTATGTTGTCAACCAGGGCCACTCCTTAGTTTGGGGTAATGACAtgtaatttttatttaactttctctccctcccccaggcCCAATGGCCATTGAGGAGCAGGTGACAGTCATCTATGCTGGTGTCAGAGGTCACTTGGACAAGATGGACCCTTCCAAGATCACCAGGTTTGAGAAGGCCTTCCTTGTACACATCCTCAGCCAGCACCAGGACCTGCTCACCACCATCAGGTAACAGGACCGTCTTGAGTAATCAGTAAAAATCGATGGTTGATGATAATCATTATGAACGTTGATATGAATTTAATTTGAAGTAATGAGACTCTTGTTTTTATTCCAGGACTGATGGTATGATCTCACCGACAGCTGACGCCAAACTGAAGGAGATTGTGTTGACCTTCCTGTCCAGCTTTGAGTAATGAGTGAAACTGCTCTTGATCCTTCAGTGTGCTTTACTGTCTGTCGCATTGTCCTAA
Protein-coding regions in this window:
- the atp5a1 gene encoding ATP synthase subunit alpha, mitochondrial isoform X1 — its product is MLSVRVAAALARSLPRRAGFVSKNVAAACVGVNHLHTHKPCLAAKTGTAEVSSILEEKILGADTSADLEETGRVLSIGDGIARVYGLRNVQAEEMVEFSSGLKGMSLNLEPDNVGVVVFGNDKLIKEGDIVKRTGAIVDVPVGEELLGRVVDALGNAIDGKGPLGSSIRRRVGLKAPGIIPRISVKEPMQTGIKAVDSLVPIGRGQRELIIGDRQTGKTAIAIDTIINQKRFNEGKDEKKKLYCIYVAIGQKRSTVAQLVKRLTDADAMKYTIVVSATASDAAPLQYLAPYSGCSMGEFFRDNGKHGLIIYDDLSKQAVAYRQMSLLLRRPPGREAYPGDVFYLHSRLLERAAKMHDNFGGGSLTALPVIETQAGDVSAYIPTNVISITDGQIFLETELFYKGIRPAINVGLSVSRVGSAAQTKAMKQVAGTMKLELAQYREVAAFAQFGSDLDAATQQLLNRGVRLTELLKQGQYCPMAIEEQVTVIYAGVRGHLDKMDPSKITRFEKAFLVHILSQHQDLLTTIRTDGMISPTADAKLKEIVLTFLSSFE
- the atp5a1 gene encoding ATP synthase subunit alpha, mitochondrial (The RefSeq protein has 1 frameshift compared to this genomic sequence), yielding MLSVRVAAALARSLPRRAGFVSKNVAAACVGVNHLHTHKPCLAAKTGTAEVSSILEEKILGADTSADLEETGRVLSIGDGIARVYGLRNVQAEEMVEFSSGLKGMSLNLEPDNVGVVVFGNDKLIKEGDIVKRTGAIVDVPVGEELLGRVVDALGNAIDGKGPLGSSIRRRVGLKAPGIIPRISVKEPMQTGIKAVDSLVPIGRGQRELIIGDRQTGKTAIAIDTIINQKRFNEGKDEKKKLYCIYVAIGQKRSTVAQLVKRLTDADAMKYTIVVSATASDAAPLQYLAPYSGCSMGEFFRDNGKHGLIIYDDLSKQAVAYRQMSLLLRRPPGREAYPGDVFYLHSRLLERAAKMHDNFGGGSLTALPVIETQAGDVSAYIPTNVISITDGQIFLETELFYKGIRPAINVGLSVSRVGSAAQTKAMKQVAGTMKLELAQYREVAAFAQFGSDLDAATQQLLNRGVRLTELLKQGQYCPMAIEEQVTVIYAGVRGHLDKMDPSKITRFEKGLPCTHPQPAPGPAHHHQD